One part of the Treponema sp. OMZ 787 genome encodes these proteins:
- a CDS encoding TldD/PmbA family protein: MKFDDLKRHSKLFSEYTELRLQENTSIAVTALNGDLVNNVQSKKAGVCARSFKDGVWGFASSPEQTDEAIASSIKLASDNVKFLAKKTGSGQAELPAFTGQGTYGKHDPSKDADQKEAIDFIKDLESYTAKKYPELQSRAFNIGTNSTERYLITSDKADARTYISRANLFIQLKLIAEGQPVDLYEVFGGYGQFKDLFDKPNLYYSKIDEMVENLKQKAAGVYARPGVHDVVLGPDLAGILAHEAIGHTTESDFVMSGSIAADFMNKEVATPLVTLVDFAYEYNGKLCPVPIWIDDEGVAAKDAVIIKDGILRSYMHNKQSAAIFKVDPTGNARANEFSDEPLVRMRNTAILPGRDKLKDMIASIDDGYYFVRSSNGQADSTSEFMFGVVLGYEIKNGKIGKAVKDCTIAGVAFDMLKTVTMVSDDMSWSNAGMCGKKQLINVGMGGPAIKCKIGVGGRE, from the coding sequence ATGAAATTTGATGACTTAAAAAGACATTCAAAACTTTTTTCCGAGTATACCGAACTTAGACTTCAAGAAAACACGTCTATAGCTGTAACGGCCCTAAACGGAGATCTTGTAAACAATGTTCAAAGCAAAAAAGCCGGGGTTTGTGCCCGCTCTTTTAAGGACGGGGTATGGGGCTTTGCCTCATCACCTGAGCAAACGGACGAGGCTATAGCCTCTTCAATAAAATTAGCAAGCGATAACGTTAAATTCTTAGCTAAAAAAACAGGAAGCGGTCAAGCAGAACTTCCGGCTTTTACAGGACAGGGAACCTACGGAAAGCACGACCCCTCCAAGGATGCCGATCAAAAGGAAGCCATCGATTTTATAAAAGACCTTGAAAGCTATACGGCAAAAAAATATCCTGAACTTCAATCAAGAGCGTTCAACATTGGAACAAACAGCACAGAAAGATATCTTATTACTTCCGACAAGGCTGATGCCCGCACCTATATTTCAAGAGCAAACTTATTCATTCAATTAAAATTAATCGCTGAAGGTCAACCTGTAGACCTTTATGAAGTTTTCGGCGGCTACGGCCAGTTTAAAGACCTCTTTGATAAGCCTAATCTTTACTATTCTAAAATAGACGAAATGGTTGAAAACCTAAAACAAAAGGCAGCCGGAGTCTATGCCCGCCCGGGAGTTCACGACGTAGTTCTCGGCCCCGACCTTGCAGGTATTCTTGCCCACGAAGCAATCGGCCACACCACGGAATCCGACTTTGTAATGTCCGGCTCTATCGCAGCAGATTTTATGAATAAGGAAGTTGCAACACCTCTCGTAACCCTCGTAGACTTTGCATACGAGTACAACGGCAAACTCTGCCCTGTTCCGATTTGGATAGATGATGAGGGAGTTGCCGCAAAAGATGCAGTAATCATCAAGGACGGAATTTTGCGCTCCTACATGCATAACAAACAGTCGGCAGCAATCTTCAAAGTAGACCCCACAGGCAATGCCAGAGCAAACGAGTTTTCTGATGAACCCCTAGTACGCATGAGAAACACGGCCATCCTTCCCGGCAGAGATAAGCTCAAGGATATGATAGCGAGCATCGATGACGGATATTATTTTGTACGCTCTTCAAACGGACAGGCCGATTCTACAAGCGAATTTATGTTCGGCGTAGTTCTAGGTTATGAAATTAAAAACGGAAAAATCGGCAAAGCAGTAAAGGACTGCACAATAGCGGGAGTTGCCTTCGACATGCTAAAAACCGTAACTATGGTAAGTGACGATATGAGTTGGAGCAATGCCGGCATGTGCGGAAAAAAGCAGCTCATCAATGTAGGAATGGGCGGGCCTGCAATCAAGTGTAAAATCGGAGTAGGAGGACGTGAATAA
- a CDS encoding ABC transporter permease gives MNYCYKLLVLKIKEQLSFKNDSVLWLIVRVLNSIMGILVLVFIFNKTLDIKGFNREECLLIYSLYTISVGIFYCFFAWTLWYSNTYILQGKLSLVLKLPVNPFLYITFDNFALSEVFGIITGLLIFIYSVYTLNLGIITILSLFLFLAAGTFGIIGIFLIVSSFSIKYPKIEEAFSPLMDMLDFAQYPISIYNAFIKFILTYIFPVSMIAFYPAAFSLHKYSFNIKFILLPMYSIIIFIIGYLLFIKSIKKYEGTGA, from the coding sequence ATGAATTATTGTTATAAACTTTTGGTTTTAAAAATAAAAGAGCAGCTTTCTTTTAAAAACGATTCTGTTTTATGGTTAATCGTTCGAGTCTTAAATTCCATAATGGGAATATTGGTTCTTGTTTTTATTTTCAATAAAACTCTTGATATAAAAGGGTTTAATAGAGAAGAATGTTTGCTGATTTATTCTTTGTACACAATTTCCGTCGGTATTTTTTATTGTTTTTTTGCTTGGACACTTTGGTATTCAAATACTTATATACTGCAAGGTAAATTAAGTTTAGTATTAAAACTTCCGGTTAATCCTTTTTTGTACATCACTTTTGATAACTTTGCCTTATCTGAAGTTTTTGGAATTATTACTGGTTTGTTAATTTTTATATATTCGGTTTATACTTTAAATTTAGGCATAATAACCATCTTATCCTTATTCTTATTTTTAGCTGCAGGAACTTTCGGCATTATCGGCATATTTTTGATAGTCTCATCTTTTTCTATAAAATATCCTAAAATAGAAGAAGCTTTTTCACCCCTAATGGATATGCTCGATTTTGCTCAATACCCCATATCTATTTATAATGCGTTTATCAAGTTTATTTTAACATACATATTTCCTGTCTCAATGATAGCATTTTATCCTGCGGCTTTTAGCTTGCATAAATATTCATTTAATATTAAATTTATTCTTTTACCGATGTATTCCATAATTATATTTATAATCGGTTATCTATTGTTTATAAAAAGCATAAAAAAATATGAAGGAACAGGAGCGTAG
- a CDS encoding HPr family phosphocarrier protein, translating to MISKIIKVQNRAGIHARPAALIAQKSNNFSSEIFLCREDTKINAKSVIGIITMAAAYGTEITLTCDGPDEAEACEAIETIFNNKFEED from the coding sequence ATGATTTCAAAAATTATTAAGGTTCAAAACAGGGCCGGAATACATGCACGGCCGGCAGCTTTGATTGCACAAAAATCGAACAACTTCTCTTCGGAGATTTTTTTGTGCAGGGAAGATACAAAAATCAATGCCAAGTCGGTAATAGGAATTATTACGATGGCAGCCGCTTACGGCACGGAGATAACATTAACCTGTGACGGCCCCGATGAAGCTGAAGCCTGCGAAGCAATCGAAACTATTTTTAACAACAAATTTGAAGAAGACTAA
- the mfd gene encoding transcription-repair coupling factor, protein MPQPLIDSLQSSIRSWKDMKNVFDEIDENSYPYNLTGISGGLFGFFLTEYLYKTRKPVLVVVPTEKEAEAVRADLDFSGIENFILPWWGSLAYRPISPTAPVFSERAEVLIRLLESGNESYSKNKPPVFISCQRSFLTPVPPADYLKQNNVEIAAGSSLDILSVAELLTLWGYTRVPRVSVRGEFALRGEVLDICLASNSGSEKTAYRIQFDFDKVEKIKSFDIASQGSLEEHKKINLYPVKEVIWNDERIDCLEKNLKTYSEFSENILKIIDTLKEYKTFEGEEIFYPLAFEKSSSVLEYAELNEIPVFYADYDRQKNSSEVLLREYMGLYKKTKTQFDENEKRKALISEYPEPQRILLQFESNVQKYNKSIYFRTLAEQEEKTKTLKFKTDPPRSFFGNIVYLREELNNLLNDNWSIFVFAESDNQALRIEEILHEERIKILPYNLSGGFGIPDLKILVIHENEIFGRRRRIPKSVKTAKSSVIDTFIELNPGDYVVHVNYGIGKFRGIERVKILDTERDYINLLYANDETVFIPIEQADLVQRYIGNEGEAPHLDILGSKSWENRKNKVKKSVEDIAAKLIDLYSKRKASTGFAFQKDDEWQTAFEAAFPYEETDDQLTCIAEVKEDMEKPVPMDRLICGDVGYGKTEVAMRAAFKAVMSGKQVAFLSPTTILTEQHFETLDKRFKNFPVKLARLSRFVPKGEQKKILEKLKKGEVDILIGTHRIIQKDVVFKDLGLMIVDEEQRFGVKDKERLKQMKHNVDCLSLSATPIPRTLHMSLLKIRDMSVIATPPQNRKPVETVIAEFNAEKVAEVIRRESSRGGQVFYLHNRVESLDETLFMLQSLLPEIMIETAHGQMSPNQLEEIFERFSMGGFQVLIATTIIENGIDIPNANTIIIDRADMYGVSQLYQLRGRVGRSDKKAYAYLLYPDDKALSEIAMKRLQVISDFTELGSGFKIAMKDMEIRGAGNLLGREQSGDIYSVGFDLYLRLLDEAVQKLQNQDYEPVQESVIELEYSGFIPDSYISSPETKMEVYKKIAAVKVQGDLDRVYSEILDRFGPAPSEVESLLALSEIKIICNHLSIASLKERKAAVRIEFARVSKISVDKLLRMIKESAGRVSLDPKAPNVLILQTGKIGLKEKSEFIREKLGSLM, encoded by the coding sequence ATGCCTCAGCCTCTAATAGATTCCTTACAAAGTTCTATCCGCTCATGGAAGGATATGAAAAATGTCTTCGATGAGATAGATGAAAATTCTTACCCCTACAACCTCACGGGGATTTCGGGAGGCCTTTTCGGTTTTTTTTTAACTGAATATCTGTATAAAACCCGCAAGCCCGTTCTCGTGGTAGTGCCTACCGAAAAAGAAGCTGAAGCCGTAAGGGCCGACTTGGATTTTTCCGGAATAGAAAATTTTATTTTGCCTTGGTGGGGCTCTCTTGCCTATAGGCCGATTTCGCCGACAGCTCCCGTATTTTCCGAAAGAGCCGAAGTGCTTATCCGTTTGTTGGAATCAGGGAATGAATCTTATTCAAAAAATAAGCCTCCGGTTTTTATTAGCTGCCAGCGCTCTTTTTTAACTCCGGTTCCTCCGGCCGATTATTTAAAACAAAACAATGTAGAAATCGCTGCGGGTTCAAGTTTGGATATTTTAAGCGTTGCAGAGCTTTTAACCCTTTGGGGGTATACGAGGGTTCCGCGTGTAAGCGTAAGGGGGGAGTTCGCCCTGCGCGGAGAGGTCTTGGATATCTGCCTTGCTTCCAATTCGGGCTCCGAAAAAACGGCTTATCGAATTCAATTTGATTTTGACAAGGTAGAAAAAATAAAGAGCTTTGATATAGCAAGCCAGGGTTCTTTAGAAGAACATAAAAAGATTAACCTCTATCCGGTAAAAGAAGTTATCTGGAATGACGAGCGTATCGATTGCTTGGAAAAAAATTTAAAAACCTATTCGGAATTTTCCGAAAACATTTTAAAGATTATTGACACCTTAAAAGAATATAAAACCTTTGAGGGAGAAGAAATTTTTTATCCGCTTGCGTTTGAAAAAAGTTCTTCAGTTTTGGAATATGCGGAATTAAATGAGATTCCCGTTTTTTACGCCGATTATGACAGACAAAAAAATTCTTCTGAAGTTTTACTTAGAGAATACATGGGGCTTTATAAAAAAACAAAAACCCAATTTGACGAAAACGAAAAACGCAAAGCCTTGATTTCCGAATATCCCGAACCTCAACGCATCCTACTTCAATTTGAAAGCAATGTACAAAAATATAATAAGTCGATTTATTTTAGAACGCTTGCTGAACAAGAAGAAAAAACAAAAACTCTTAAATTTAAAACCGATCCGCCCCGCAGCTTTTTCGGGAACATAGTTTATTTGCGGGAAGAGTTAAATAATCTTTTAAACGATAATTGGTCTATCTTTGTGTTTGCCGAAAGCGATAACCAAGCTCTCCGTATCGAAGAAATTTTGCATGAAGAGCGGATAAAGATTTTGCCCTATAACCTTTCAGGCGGCTTCGGGATTCCCGACTTAAAAATTTTGGTAATTCACGAAAACGAAATTTTCGGCCGCCGCCGAAGAATTCCAAAATCGGTAAAGACTGCAAAGAGTTCCGTTATCGATACCTTCATCGAATTAAATCCCGGGGACTATGTTGTTCATGTAAATTACGGCATAGGAAAATTCCGAGGTATCGAGCGTGTTAAAATTTTAGACACTGAAAGGGATTATATAAATCTTTTATATGCAAACGATGAAACCGTTTTTATTCCGATTGAACAGGCCGACCTTGTTCAGCGTTATATAGGAAACGAAGGGGAAGCTCCCCACCTCGATATCCTCGGCTCCAAGTCTTGGGAGAACAGAAAAAACAAGGTAAAAAAATCGGTTGAAGATATAGCGGCAAAACTCATCGACCTTTATTCCAAAAGAAAGGCGAGTACAGGTTTTGCTTTTCAAAAGGACGATGAATGGCAGACGGCTTTTGAGGCTGCCTTTCCTTATGAAGAAACCGATGACCAGCTTACCTGCATAGCCGAGGTAAAAGAGGATATGGAAAAGCCTGTTCCTATGGATAGGCTTATCTGCGGCGATGTAGGTTACGGTAAAACCGAGGTTGCAATGCGCGCAGCTTTTAAAGCCGTTATGAGCGGAAAGCAGGTTGCCTTTTTGTCTCCTACAACTATTTTGACGGAACAGCATTTTGAAACTTTAGATAAGAGATTTAAAAACTTCCCCGTAAAGCTGGCCCGCCTTTCCCGCTTTGTTCCAAAGGGAGAACAAAAAAAAATTTTGGAAAAATTAAAAAAAGGCGAAGTTGATATTTTGATCGGAACTCACCGCATAATTCAAAAGGATGTTGTCTTTAAGGATTTGGGTTTGATGATTGTCGATGAAGAACAGCGCTTCGGTGTTAAGGATAAGGAAAGATTAAAACAGATGAAGCACAATGTTGACTGCCTTTCCCTTTCTGCAACTCCCATTCCGCGCACCCTTCATATGTCGCTTTTAAAAATAAGAGACATGAGCGTAATTGCAACTCCTCCTCAAAACAGAAAACCCGTCGAAACGGTAATCGCCGAGTTCAATGCCGAAAAAGTTGCCGAGGTTATAAGACGGGAGTCTTCCCGGGGCGGGCAGGTTTTTTATCTTCATAACAGGGTTGAAAGTTTGGATGAAACTCTTTTTATGCTTCAATCCCTTTTGCCCGAAATTATGATTGAAACAGCCCACGGTCAAATGTCTCCAAATCAACTGGAAGAAATTTTTGAGCGGTTTAGTATGGGCGGTTTTCAGGTTTTAATTGCGACCACCATTATCGAAAACGGCATCGACATTCCGAATGCCAACACCATCATCATAGACAGGGCCGACATGTACGGTGTTTCCCAGCTTTATCAGTTGAGGGGAAGGGTAGGCCGCTCCGATAAAAAGGCCTATGCCTATCTTTTATATCCTGACGATAAGGCCCTTTCCGAAATTGCGATGAAGAGATTGCAAGTTATTTCCGACTTTACCGAACTCGGTTCCGGTTTTAAAATTGCGATGAAGGATATGGAGATAAGAGGAGCCGGAAATCTTTTGGGCAGGGAACAATCGGGCGATATTTATTCCGTCGGCTTCGATTTGTATTTGCGCCTCTTGGACGAGGCTGTTCAAAAACTTCAAAACCAAGATTATGAGCCAGTTCAAGAATCCGTTATCGAGCTTGAGTACTCTGGCTTTATTCCAGATTCCTATATTTCAAGTCCCGAAACCAAGATGGAAGTTTATAAAAAAATTGCCGCCGTCAAGGTGCAGGGAGACCTCGACAGGGTCTACTCCGAAATTCTTGACCGCTTCGGCCCCGCACCCTCCGAGGTGGAAAGCCTTTTGGCTCTTTCCGAAATAAAAATTATCTGTAATCATCTTTCGATTGCAAGCCTAAAAGAAAGAAAGGCCGCCGTCCGCATAGAGTTTGCGCGCGTATCAAAAATCTCGGTAGATAAACTTTTGCGCATGATAAAAGAATCCGCAGGCCGTGTAAGCCTTGACCCCAAGGCCCCGAATGTCCTCATCCTTCAAACGGGCAAGATAGGCTTAAAAGAAAAAAGCGAATTCATCCGCGAAAAACTCGGCAGCTTGATGTAG
- a CDS encoding HD domain-containing protein, translating to MLPSKEEAERLLEEACLKNPGPWREHSIVAGKCAQKIASACKDLDSVKAYILGLLHDIGRQEGVTALAHVIDGYEYLMKLGYEYDDYDRLIQLCDSIALPQGSAKIEERMSDVKKRHGYYPQDKWDKHIELKKYFEQKSGLDIDNLGIKV from the coding sequence ATGTTACCTTCTAAAGAAGAAGCAGAAAGATTACTTGAAGAGGCTTGTTTAAAAAATCCCGGACCTTGGCGGGAACACTCCATCGTTGCAGGCAAGTGCGCACAAAAAATCGCTTCAGCCTGTAAGGACTTGGATTCCGTCAAGGCTTATATCTTGGGACTTCTCCACGATATAGGACGGCAGGAGGGAGTAACCGCCCTAGCCCATGTGATAGACGGTTATGAATATCTTATGAAATTAGGATACGAATATGACGATTACGACAGGCTCATTCAGCTATGCGACAGCATTGCTCTCCCTCAAGGCTCTGCAAAAATCGAAGAGAGAATGAGCGATGTCAAAAAACGCCACGGCTATTATCCTCAAGACAAATGGGACAAACATATCGAACTAAAAAAATACTTTGAACAAAAATCCGGTTTGGATATAGATAATCTCGGAATCAAAGTGTAG
- a CDS encoding TldD/PmbA family protein, with amino-acid sequence MNGFDGIKHAEFILETIKKEGADKAATRVSKSVKSEMNIDAGRLSLYRTTTDISVAMTSLVESKKGYIAGNDLSEKALKENAAKAVSLSRSSEKDDGNDISPMQKGETLSYGDSKPNNEKMYERLKEFLDYTKSAYPNLQLNQCVLDFTRREQNFANSNGVRFTQSSGIYNFSAMFFAKDGKGTSSFNYSGAAHLNLDKPLKDWGNLDEIMRENCEQTITAPLSGSFVGDIVITPMSMIDFVGTMVGLFMSDMPLITGTSIWKDKLNQKVLSDLFTLHSFPRKPGTELESLYTQDGFKAENETLIEKGVLKDFVLGLYGSKKTGLSRCVSGGEGLIIEGGNTAKTDMIKAVKKGILLGRFSGGSPAANGDFSGVAKNSYLIENGEITKPLSETMIAGNIVKMFSDIISVSKEKVDYGNAIVPWMHSTGITISGK; translated from the coding sequence ATGAACGGATTTGACGGAATAAAACATGCGGAATTTATCTTGGAGACCATTAAAAAAGAAGGTGCCGATAAGGCAGCAACAAGGGTTTCAAAAAGCGTAAAAAGCGAAATGAATATTGATGCAGGCCGTTTAAGCCTTTACAGGACTACTACGGATATTTCCGTTGCGATGACCTCTCTTGTAGAAAGTAAAAAGGGCTATATCGCAGGGAACGACTTAAGCGAAAAGGCTTTAAAAGAAAACGCTGCAAAGGCAGTTTCCCTTTCACGCTCTTCCGAAAAGGATGATGGAAACGATATTTCTCCTATGCAAAAGGGAGAAACTCTTTCTTACGGAGATAGCAAACCCAATAACGAAAAAATGTATGAGAGGCTGAAAGAGTTTTTGGATTATACAAAATCGGCCTATCCTAATTTACAGTTAAACCAATGCGTTTTGGATTTTACAAGAAGAGAACAAAACTTTGCAAACTCAAACGGTGTGCGTTTTACTCAAAGCTCAGGCATATATAATTTTTCTGCAATGTTCTTTGCAAAAGACGGCAAGGGAACAAGCAGCTTTAACTATAGCGGAGCCGCTCACCTTAATTTGGATAAGCCCTTAAAGGACTGGGGAAACCTCGATGAGATTATGAGGGAAAACTGCGAGCAAACTATTACCGCCCCTCTTTCAGGCTCCTTTGTAGGCGACATAGTTATAACGCCTATGAGTATGATAGATTTTGTAGGTACGATGGTAGGTCTTTTTATGAGCGATATGCCTCTCATTACCGGCACCTCCATTTGGAAGGATAAATTAAACCAAAAAGTATTATCGGATTTGTTTACCCTCCATTCATTTCCGCGAAAGCCGGGTACCGAACTTGAAAGCCTTTACACGCAAGACGGCTTTAAGGCCGAAAACGAAACCCTCATCGAAAAGGGAGTTTTAAAAGATTTCGTTTTAGGGCTTTACGGCTCCAAAAAAACCGGACTTTCCCGCTGCGTCTCGGGAGGAGAGGGTTTAATAATAGAAGGCGGAAATACGGCAAAGACCGATATGATTAAAGCCGTCAAAAAAGGAATTTTACTCGGCCGATTTTCGGGCGGAAGCCCTGCGGCAAATGGAGACTTTTCGGGTGTTGCAAAAAACTCCTACCTCATCGAAAACGGCGAAATTACAAAACCTCTTTCCGAAACGATGATAGCCGGAAACATCGTAAAAATGTTCAGCGATATAATTTCGGTTTCAAAAGAAAAGGTAGACTATGGAAATGCAATAGTTCCGTGGATGCATTCTACGGGAATTACTATTTCAGGAAAGTAA
- a CDS encoding ABC-2 family transporter protein, producing MKYLLGIISLNIKQHLYFKISAIFSIFSLLFLFLIKSSIWSQIGNTDYISYFAIITIVGSFIGVTTDRYFQTIYQTGSISFLLLRPINFGLNIFLKDFAAAITRFILKSLPLLIVLILFFDVNIYYGAVNLSLFIFSAFCAYLFNWFTAYIVGLRVFFYGNNEGFIQIKNFLFLFFSGSLIPFDFFPKTLQKILNYLPFRVLYQIPIEVLNSSNLKSFSLISRQLYWIFFLLMFTCIFHRRAIKKIEIMGG from the coding sequence ATGAAATATTTACTTGGAATTATTTCTTTAAATATTAAACAGCACTTGTATTTTAAAATATCGGCCATTTTTTCTATATTTTCCTTGTTGTTTTTATTTTTAATAAAATCTTCAATTTGGTCGCAAATAGGAAATACGGATTATATTTCTTATTTTGCAATTATAACTATAGTCGGTTCTTTTATCGGCGTAACTACCGATAGATATTTTCAAACTATTTATCAAACAGGTTCTATTTCTTTTCTTTTATTAAGACCGATTAATTTCGGTCTTAATATCTTTTTAAAAGATTTTGCGGCAGCTATTACAAGATTTATATTAAAATCTCTGCCTTTGCTTATAGTCTTAATTTTATTTTTTGATGTGAATATCTATTACGGTGCCGTAAATTTAAGTTTATTTATTTTTTCAGCTTTTTGTGCATATTTATTTAATTGGTTTACGGCTTATATTGTCGGTTTGCGTGTTTTCTTTTACGGTAATAATGAGGGCTTTATTCAAATCAAAAATTTTTTATTTTTATTTTTTTCAGGTTCCTTGATTCCTTTTGATTTTTTTCCTAAAACTTTGCAAAAAATCTTAAATTATTTACCGTTTCGAGTGCTGTATCAAATTCCTATTGAGGTTTTAAACAGCAGCAATTTAAAATCATTTAGTTTAATATCAAGGCAATTGTATTGGATATTCTTTCTTTTGATGTTTACCTGTATTTTTCATAGAAGGGCAATAAAAAAAATAGAGATAATGGGCGGATAA
- a CDS encoding tetratricopeptide repeat protein, with the protein MITGKHFKFILLTLIFTSGLFVMEAGILFAQDKPDALKLYRNGRSLDSIGRRDDAREAYLSAIEICRNELKENSKNMDSYAVYTWCLFRLGRYKDTELVCSDALKIGKDARIIETLAEAQFFLGNYKDSLRNMEMYIEMAPNGERISVAHFFVGEIYRNTKKYHKADIAYSISVHLEPSNSLWWYRLGIVREAAGEKEGAVAAYQTAVKLRPEFKEAAEALKRVKI; encoded by the coding sequence ATGATAACCGGAAAACATTTTAAATTTATTCTATTAACTCTTATTTTTACTTCAGGCCTTTTTGTTATGGAGGCCGGAATTCTTTTTGCACAGGATAAGCCGGATGCATTAAAATTATATAGAAACGGCCGCAGCCTTGATTCTATAGGAAGACGGGATGATGCAAGAGAAGCCTATTTATCGGCTATTGAAATTTGCAGAAATGAATTAAAAGAAAATTCTAAAAATATGGATTCTTATGCCGTATACACATGGTGCCTTTTTAGATTGGGAAGATACAAAGATACGGAATTGGTATGCAGCGATGCCTTAAAAATAGGGAAGGATGCCCGAATTATCGAAACTTTGGCAGAGGCTCAATTTTTCCTTGGAAACTATAAGGACTCTTTGCGGAACATGGAAATGTATATCGAGATGGCCCCCAACGGCGAGCGTATAAGCGTTGCCCATTTTTTTGTCGGAGAGATTTACCGAAATACAAAAAAATATCACAAGGCCGATATAGCTTATTCTATTTCGGTTCACCTTGAGCCTTCCAATTCTCTTTGGTGGTACAGACTCGGAATCGTCCGTGAAGCGGCCGGGGAAAAAGAAGGTGCGGTTGCGGCTTATCAAACAGCCGTAAAGCTCCGCCCCGAATTCAAGGAAGCTGCCGAAGCCCTAAAACGGGTAAAAATTTAA
- a CDS encoding ATP-binding cassette domain-containing protein produces the protein MLELKDINKTYKTQERRFGFLGIVKDMFKADYSEVKALTDISFKIENNENVAIVGKNGSGKSTLIKIISGILRPTSGEVLFNQKNIYENQKEYKRNIGVIFGQRSQLYQNMIFRESLELFRLIYKIEKDEANKRLDSLIDLFKLENLLKKPIREMSLGQKMKCEIALVLFHNPKILLLDEPTIGLDLEVKEQFYNLIKTYKQSNDIILILISHNSDDIINLSERLLILNNGRLQEDIRTHEFIENYDKSKIVTLLYKKNIDLTEKLQNNFNIREKDFQKNSISFEVDKQVTMEEIFNSLDDKENIYDIKIENEDFSKILLNYYRAYKDKKPE, from the coding sequence ATGCTGGAACTCAAAGATATCAATAAAACATATAAAACTCAAGAAAGAAGATTCGGATTTTTAGGTATTGTAAAAGATATGTTTAAGGCCGATTATTCTGAGGTTAAGGCTTTAACGGATATTTCTTTTAAGATTGAGAATAATGAAAATGTTGCGATAGTCGGCAAAAACGGTTCAGGGAAATCGACCTTGATAAAAATTATTTCGGGTATTTTGCGGCCTACGAGCGGAGAAGTTTTATTTAATCAAAAAAATATTTATGAAAATCAAAAAGAATACAAACGGAATATAGGTGTTATTTTCGGTCAAAGAAGTCAGCTCTACCAAAATATGATTTTTAGAGAATCTTTAGAGCTTTTTAGGCTTATTTATAAAATCGAAAAAGATGAAGCAAATAAAAGGCTCGACAGTCTTATCGATTTGTTTAAGCTTGAAAACCTTTTAAAAAAGCCCATTAGAGAAATGTCTTTAGGACAAAAAATGAAGTGTGAAATCGCTTTGGTTTTATTTCATAATCCTAAAATCCTTCTTTTAGATGAACCGACAATAGGTTTGGATCTTGAAGTAAAAGAACAATTTTATAATCTGATAAAAACTTATAAACAATCTAATGATATTATTTTAATTTTAATTTCTCATAATTCCGATGATATAATCAATCTGTCTGAAAGATTGTTGATTTTAAACAACGGAAGATTACAAGAAGATATAAGAACTCATGAATTTATAGAAAATTACGATAAGTCTAAAATTGTTACACTTTTATATAAAAAGAATATTGATTTAACCGAAAAACTACAAAACAATTTTAATATAAGAGAAAAAGATTTTCAAAAAAACAGTATTTCATTTGAAGTTGATAAACAGGTTACAATGGAAGAAATTTTTAATTCTTTAGATGATAAAGAAAATATTTATGATATAAAAATTGAAAATGAAGATTTTTCTAAAATTTTATTAAACTATTACAGGGCTTACAAGGATAAAAAACCGGAATGA